In the Enterobacter cloacae subsp. cloacae ATCC 13047 genome, TGCATCAGGTAAAAGGTGTAATAGCTGCTGATGCTCGCCATATAGAAATATTTCGAGAAAATCAGCACCAGCAGCACGGACACGGCCAGGATAACCTTATTGCGTGGAAGGGGATTGATAACCTTCACTTTTGGTTTGCCTTTGTTTACGCGGTGCTGTGCGGCATACCAGCGACTGATCTGGGCGAGCACAACGATCGCCAGCAGGGCGGCCAGCACAAACCAGGCGACGTTACCCTTGCCGTAGGGGGCGATGATCACTGCCGCCAGCAGCGGGCCGAGGGAACTGCCAAAATTACCGCCCACCTGGAAGAGTGATTGCGCCAACCCGTGGCGCCCGCCGGAGGCCATACGTGCCACGCGGGAGGACTCCGGATGGAAGACCGACGAGCCGGTCCCCACCAGCGCGGCGGCAAGCAGCACCGCTTCAAAACTGCCCGCCATAGCCAGCAGCACCAACCCGCTCAGGGTGAAGCACATGCCAATCGGCAGCGACCACGGCATCGGATATTTATCCGTCCAGTAACCGACGATAGGTTGCAGTAGCGAAGAGGCCAGCTGGAAGGTCAGGGTGATCATCCCGATCTGCACGAAGGTTAATGAAAACTCGGATTGCAGCAGCGGGTAAATCGCCAGGATCAGCGACTGGATCATGTCGTTGAGCAGATGGGAGAGGCTA is a window encoding:
- a CDS encoding MFS transporter — its product is MAISESTQPVSGAPASPPPSRTSFKVLGAISLSHLLNDMIQSLILAIYPLLQSEFSLTFVQIGMITLTFQLASSLLQPIVGYWTDKYPMPWSLPIGMCFTLSGLVLLAMAGSFEAVLLAAALVGTGSSVFHPESSRVARMASGGRHGLAQSLFQVGGNFGSSLGPLLAAVIIAPYGKGNVAWFVLAALLAIVVLAQISRWYAAQHRVNKGKPKVKVINPLPRNKVILAVSVLLVLIFSKYFYMASISSYYTFYLMQKFGLSVQNAQFHLFAFLFAVAAGTVIGGPVGDKIGRKYVIWGSILGVAPFTLILPYASLEWTGILTVIIGFILASAFSAILVYAQELLPGRIGMVSGLFFGFAFGMGGLGAAVLGMVADHTSIFLVYKICAFLPLLGMLTIFLPDNRHKA